The Streptomyces sp. HSG2 genome has a segment encoding these proteins:
- a CDS encoding phosphorothioated DNA-binding restriction endonuclease gives MDWLERVATLRQWTKGGARAPHKPLLLLYALGRFVADSEDELRYSAVEEDLKRLLSEYGPPHRTTPAYPFHHLVSDGVWEVRTRRGPGSPGTGVRELRATGAAGRLAPELRAALRREPSLAGRMASVLLDRHFPPSLHDELRDAIGLDGESTVTGQAPPARRRNRRMRELVLTAYEYQCAFCGYDGRIGATPVGLEAAHVRWWALGGPDEVDNGLCLCAMHHKLFDKGVLGIGESHRVLVSRDFVGRGAAARDHVIALAGRPVIGPQPGTPSVASRHRSWHTRQVFQGQPRPCGGVPRTRSPEESPEERGTDPLAASTG, from the coding sequence ATGGACTGGCTGGAGCGGGTCGCGACGTTACGGCAGTGGACCAAGGGCGGGGCGCGCGCTCCCCACAAGCCGCTGCTGCTGCTCTACGCGCTCGGTCGGTTCGTGGCGGACTCCGAGGACGAACTGCGGTACAGCGCCGTGGAGGAGGACCTGAAGCGGCTCTTGTCCGAGTACGGTCCACCGCACAGGACCACGCCCGCCTACCCGTTCCATCACCTGGTCAGCGACGGCGTGTGGGAAGTGCGCACCCGGCGCGGACCCGGCAGTCCCGGGACGGGGGTGAGGGAGCTGCGGGCGACCGGGGCCGCCGGCAGGCTGGCCCCGGAGCTGCGCGCGGCCCTGCGACGGGAGCCGTCGCTGGCGGGGCGCATGGCGAGTGTTCTGCTCGACCGGCACTTCCCTCCTTCCCTGCACGACGAGCTTCGCGACGCGATCGGACTCGACGGGGAGTCGACGGTGACGGGGCAAGCCCCACCGGCGCGGCGGCGGAACCGAAGGATGCGGGAACTCGTCCTGACGGCCTACGAATACCAGTGCGCCTTCTGCGGCTACGACGGCCGGATCGGCGCCACCCCCGTCGGGCTGGAGGCCGCGCACGTGCGCTGGTGGGCCTTGGGCGGTCCCGACGAGGTCGACAACGGACTGTGTCTGTGCGCGATGCACCACAAGCTCTTCGACAAGGGCGTCCTCGGTATCGGGGAGAGCCACCGAGTCCTGGTGTCACGAGACTTCGTCGGGCGGGGCGCCGCCGCTCGCGACCACGTCATCGCTCTCGCCGGGCGACCCGTCATCGGCCCCCAGCCGGGGACGCCATCGGTGGCGAGTCGCCATCGTTCCTGGCACACCCGGCAGGTGTTCCAGGGCCAGCCGCGCCCCTGCGGCGGTGTGCCCCGAACCCGCTCGCCCGAGGAATCACCGGAGGAGCGCGGGACGGACCCGCTCGCCGCCTCCACCGGGTAG
- a CDS encoding helix-turn-helix domain-containing protein produces MNGVADIEALARSRLRGMRTTLGYSLEELAERTNLSPSTISRVETGKRTLSLDVLVPLANALHISLDALFEVPSDDDVVIRPVPHSSGTRTTWPLSRPDGRTVAVKMRLEPTETPPGLRVHPGHDWFLVLEGRARLWLGDRRIDVERGEAAEFETMVPHAITALDAPAELIMVFDRDGRRAHVHQ; encoded by the coding sequence ATGAACGGAGTCGCCGACATCGAGGCCCTGGCACGATCTCGCCTGCGCGGCATGCGCACCACGCTGGGGTACTCCCTGGAAGAACTGGCCGAGCGCACCAACCTCAGTCCGTCGACCATCAGCCGGGTCGAGACCGGCAAGCGCACGCTCAGCCTCGACGTGCTCGTGCCGCTGGCCAACGCCCTCCACATCAGCCTCGACGCGCTCTTCGAGGTCCCCAGCGACGACGACGTCGTCATCCGTCCCGTCCCACACAGCAGCGGCACGCGGACGACGTGGCCACTGAGCCGACCGGACGGGCGCACGGTAGCCGTCAAGATGCGCCTCGAACCGACCGAGACACCCCCCGGCCTACGGGTCCACCCGGGCCACGACTGGTTCCTCGTACTGGAGGGGCGCGCGCGCCTGTGGCTGGGCGATCGACGGATCGACGTCGAGCGGGGGGAGGCCGCCGAGTTCGAGACGATGGTGCCGCACGCGATCACGGCCCTGGACGCCCCCGCCGAACTGATCATGGTCTTCGACCGCGACGGCCGGCGCGCCCACGTGCACCAGTGA
- a CDS encoding SAM-dependent methyltransferase, whose product MSEHPARCGHSTSSGHPEQAGPASLPAQERHCDVAVIGGSAAGLAAALQLARQRRGVVVVDDGTPRNAPAAHMHGYLGYEGAAPGELTSAGREEVRAHGGDVLPGRVLGVSRRDDGRFRLDLTGGHALVARQVLAATGLSDELPAIEGVAEGWGRGVIHCPFCHGFEVRDQRLVQIVTHPLGLHSAPLFRHLTKRLTVVLHDPTGLDEEVVEALAASGVGVERGGVARVVTGPEGEVSGVEMSDGRTLEADAVVVGARFRARADVLAGVGLSTTPHPNGAGDILAVDASGETDVPGIYAAGNVTDPSLQVLPSAAHGSQVGAMMAFRLAEEDLRAGVRPSGAEVEWDQRYGGPDRAWSGNPNGTLVHEVTDLAPGRALDVGTGEGADALWLAEHGWKVTATDISGNAIARVGAEAERRGLSVDLVHGDVNDPEPFGTATFDLVSLQYGSFKRTPDRRGLRGLLGAVAPGGTLLVVHHDPAVMRAPVDVATRTRGYDPEAYVGVDEIAEALAADPDTWHVETHETRRRPPGAASVHHVDDVVLRATRRRQD is encoded by the coding sequence ATGAGCGAACACCCCGCACGCTGCGGCCACTCCACCTCTTCCGGCCACCCCGAGCAGGCCGGACCCGCCTCGCTCCCCGCCCAGGAGCGCCACTGCGACGTGGCGGTCATCGGCGGTTCGGCCGCCGGTCTCGCCGCCGCCCTGCAACTGGCGCGCCAACGACGCGGCGTGGTCGTGGTCGACGACGGCACCCCGCGCAACGCCCCGGCCGCGCACATGCACGGCTACCTGGGGTACGAGGGCGCCGCCCCCGGCGAACTGACGTCGGCCGGGCGGGAGGAGGTACGCGCCCACGGCGGCGACGTGCTCCCCGGACGGGTCCTGGGGGTGAGCCGTCGCGACGACGGCCGGTTCCGACTCGACCTCACCGGTGGGCACGCCCTGGTGGCGCGGCAGGTGCTCGCGGCGACCGGCCTGTCGGACGAACTGCCCGCGATCGAGGGTGTGGCGGAGGGGTGGGGGCGTGGCGTGATCCACTGCCCGTTCTGCCATGGTTTCGAGGTGCGGGACCAGCGCTTGGTGCAGATCGTCACGCACCCCCTGGGCCTCCACTCGGCCCCGCTCTTCCGACACCTGACGAAGCGGCTGACCGTGGTGCTGCACGACCCCACCGGACTCGACGAGGAAGTGGTCGAAGCGCTCGCCGCCTCCGGCGTCGGCGTCGAGCGCGGCGGCGTCGCCCGGGTCGTCACCGGGCCGGAGGGAGAGGTGTCCGGGGTCGAGATGAGCGACGGTCGTACCCTCGAAGCGGACGCCGTCGTGGTCGGCGCGCGGTTCCGCGCCCGCGCCGACGTGTTGGCGGGAGTCGGCCTCTCCACCACCCCGCACCCGAACGGTGCCGGCGACATCCTGGCGGTCGACGCGAGCGGCGAGACCGACGTGCCGGGGATCTACGCGGCCGGCAACGTCACCGACCCCAGCCTGCAGGTGCTGCCTTCGGCGGCCCACGGCAGTCAGGTCGGCGCGATGATGGCCTTCCGCCTCGCCGAAGAGGACCTGCGCGCCGGGGTTCGGCCCTCGGGCGCGGAGGTCGAGTGGGATCAACGCTACGGAGGCCCCGACCGGGCGTGGAGCGGCAACCCCAACGGCACGCTCGTCCACGAGGTCACCGACCTGGCGCCTGGCCGGGCCCTCGACGTCGGAACGGGCGAGGGCGCCGACGCCCTCTGGTTGGCCGAGCACGGCTGGAAGGTCACCGCCACCGACATCTCGGGCAACGCCATCGCCCGGGTGGGCGCCGAGGCCGAACGCCGCGGCCTGAGCGTCGACCTCGTCCACGGTGACGTCAACGACCCCGAGCCCTTCGGAACGGCGACCTTCGACCTGGTCTCGTTGCAGTACGGGTCGTTCAAGCGCACCCCCGACCGGCGCGGCCTGCGCGGCCTCCTCGGCGCCGTCGCCCCCGGAGGCACCCTCCTGGTCGTGCACCACGACCCCGCCGTCATGCGCGCGCCCGTGGACGTGGCGACGCGGACCCGCGGCTACGACCCGGAGGCGTACGTGGGGGTCGACGAGATCGCCGAAGCGCTCGCCGCCGACCCCGACACCTGGCATGTCGAGACCCACGAGACCCGACGACGACCCCCCGGCGCGGCCAGTGTCCACCACGTCGACGATGTCGTCCTGCGCGCGACTCGACGACGCCAGGACTGA